In Brachionichthys hirsutus isolate HB-005 unplaced genomic scaffold, CSIRO-AGI_Bhir_v1 contig_976, whole genome shotgun sequence, a single genomic region encodes these proteins:
- the LOC137912532 gene encoding nitric oxide synthase-interacting protein-like, with protein MTRHGKNCTAGAVYTYHEKKKDTAASGYGTQSIRLGKDAIKDFDCCCLSLQPCRDPVVTPDGYLYEKQAILEYILHQKKAIAQKMKAYEKQKQAQKSNNRLESKSEERERVEKFKKRENSIVSKPINPFISGTSTVSEKGRADGTSAESSSDSHAGSSKSLPSFWIPSLTPESKPTLIKKPSKAVLCPMSGRAIKMNELITVRFTPLDSSLDRVALLTRQDRYVCAVTRDVLGNSVPCAVLRPSGAVVTQECVEKLIKKDMVDPLNGEKLHDKDIILMQRGGTGFAASGVDLHAKEARPVMQV; from the coding sequence ATGACTCGCCATGGGAAGAACTGTACGGCCGGAGCTGTCTACACATACCACGAAAAAAAGAAGGATACAGCCGCATCTGGTTACGGAACGCAGAGCATCCGGCTAGGCAAAGACGCCATTAAAGACTTTGACTGTtgctgtctgtccctgcagccctGTCGGGATCCCGTGGTGACTCCAGATGGCTACCTGTATGAAAAACAGGCTATTCTTGAATACATTCTGCACCAGAAGAAAGCAATTGCTCAGAAAATGAAGGCGTATGAGAAACAGAAGCAAGCCCAGAAGAGCAACAACCGACTCGAGTCCAagtcagaggaaagagagagggtgGAGAAGTTCAAGAAGAGGGAGAACAGCATTGTGTCCAAACCCATTAACCCATTTATATCTGGGACGAGCACGGTGAGCGAGAAGGGCAGGGCAGACGGCACCTCGGCTGAGTCCTCCTCTGACTCGCACGCCGGTTCCAGCAAGAGCCTGCCCAGTTTCTGGATCCCTTCCCTGACACCAGAGTCCAAGCCCACTTTAATAAAGAAACCAAGTAAGGCTGTATTGTGTCCAATGTCCGGACGAGCCATTAAGATGAATGAACTCATCACAGTGCGCTTTACCCCACTGGACTCCAGTTTGGACAGAGTGGCCTTACTTACCCGCCAAGACAGGTATGTCTGCGCGGTAACAAGAGACGTTCTGGGCAACAGTGTTCCCTGTGCTGTTCTCAGACCCTCGGGCGCCGTGGTAACACAAGAGTGTGTGGAGAAGTTGATCAAGAAGGACATGGTTGATCCCTTGAATGGGGAGAAACTCCACGACAAAGACATCATACTGATGCAGAGGGGCGGGACTGGATTCGCTGCTTCTGGAGTTGACCTGCATGCCAAGGAAGCTCGTCCAGTGATGCAGGTGTGA
- the LOC137912537 gene encoding tRNA-dihydrouridine(20a/20b) synthase [NAD(P)+]-like isoform X2, with amino-acid sequence MLDKGNIMDMFEKGRVLKVCAPMVRYSKLAFRSLVRKYNCDVCFTPMIVASDFLRSVKARDSEFTTNEHDRPLIVQFAAHDAQTLADAACAVAPFSDGVDLNCGCPQRWAMSDGYGACLINKPELVQEMVRRVRNQVDNPNYTASIKIRIHKDLRRTVDLCQKAESAGVSWITVHGRTSDERHQPVHYDAIKTIKDSLSVPVIANGDIKFLRDVESTHQLTGVDGVMAARGLLSNPAMFSGYEDTPLECMWDWVDIAIEQGTPFTCFHHHLIYMLERVSSQPERKVFNSLSSTSGVIDYLQNTYGSVSDVGI; translated from the exons ATGTTGGATAAAGGGAAC ATCATGGACATGTTTGAAAAGGGAAGGGTTCTGAAAGTATGTGCTCCGATGGTTCGGTATTCAAA ACTTGCCTTCAGGTCCTTGGTCAGGAAATACAACTGTGATGTTTGCTTCACCCCGATGATAGTCGCCTCTGACTTCCTGCGATCTGTCAAAGCCAGAGACAGTGAATTCACCACCAATGAGC ATGACCGTCCTCTCATCGTTCAGTTTGCTGCTCACGATGCTCAGACTCTGGCTGATGCAGCCTGCGCGGTTGCACCTTTTTCAGATGGCGTCGACCTCAACTGTGGATGTCCCCAAAG ATGGGCTATGTCAGATGGGTATGGTGCATGCCTCATCAACAAGCCTGAGCTTGTACAAGAAATGGTCAGACGTGTCCGGAACCAGGTGGACAACCCAAACTATACAGCTTCCATCAAAATAAG AATTCACAAAGACCTGAGGCGGACAGTGGATTTGTGCCAGAAAGCCGAATCAGCCGGCGTGTCGTGGATAACAGTCCACGGCCGTACGTCAGACGAACGCCACCAGCCGGTCCATTACGATGCCATTAAGACGATCAAAGACAGCCTATCTGTTCCCGTCATTGCCAATGGGGACATCAAATTCCTCCGTGATGTTGAGTCTACTCACCAGCTCACTGGTGTTGACG GTGTGATGGCCGCACGGGGGTTGCTTTCTAATCCTGCTATGTTCAGCGGCTATGAGGACACTCCTTTGGAGTGTATGTGGGACTGGGTGGACATCGCTATAGAGCAGGGCACTCCATTTACCTGCTTCCACCACCATCTCATCTACATGCTGGAGAGGGTTAGCTCCCAACCTGAGAGAAAAGTCTTCAATTCTCTGTCCAGTACCTCTGGCGTAATAGATTATCTTCAGAACACATATGGGTCAGTCAGCGATGTGGGAATATAA
- the LOC137912537 gene encoding tRNA-dihydrouridine(20a/20b) synthase [NAD(P)+]-like isoform X1, whose amino-acid sequence MKTINGVTNIMDMFEKGRVLKVCAPMVRYSKLAFRSLVRKYNCDVCFTPMIVASDFLRSVKARDSEFTTNEHDRPLIVQFAAHDAQTLADAACAVAPFSDGVDLNCGCPQRWAMSDGYGACLINKPELVQEMVRRVRNQVDNPNYTASIKIRIHKDLRRTVDLCQKAESAGVSWITVHGRTSDERHQPVHYDAIKTIKDSLSVPVIANGDIKFLRDVESTHQLTGVDGVMAARGLLSNPAMFSGYEDTPLECMWDWVDIAIEQGTPFTCFHHHLIYMLERVSSQPERKVFNSLSSTSGVIDYLQNTYGSVSDVGI is encoded by the exons ATGAAGACAATCAACGGTGTTACCAACATCATGGACATGTTTGAAAAGGGAAGGGTTCTGAAAGTATGTGCTCCGATGGTTCGGTATTCAAA ACTTGCCTTCAGGTCCTTGGTCAGGAAATACAACTGTGATGTTTGCTTCACCCCGATGATAGTCGCCTCTGACTTCCTGCGATCTGTCAAAGCCAGAGACAGTGAATTCACCACCAATGAGC ATGACCGTCCTCTCATCGTTCAGTTTGCTGCTCACGATGCTCAGACTCTGGCTGATGCAGCCTGCGCGGTTGCACCTTTTTCAGATGGCGTCGACCTCAACTGTGGATGTCCCCAAAG ATGGGCTATGTCAGATGGGTATGGTGCATGCCTCATCAACAAGCCTGAGCTTGTACAAGAAATGGTCAGACGTGTCCGGAACCAGGTGGACAACCCAAACTATACAGCTTCCATCAAAATAAG AATTCACAAAGACCTGAGGCGGACAGTGGATTTGTGCCAGAAAGCCGAATCAGCCGGCGTGTCGTGGATAACAGTCCACGGCCGTACGTCAGACGAACGCCACCAGCCGGTCCATTACGATGCCATTAAGACGATCAAAGACAGCCTATCTGTTCCCGTCATTGCCAATGGGGACATCAAATTCCTCCGTGATGTTGAGTCTACTCACCAGCTCACTGGTGTTGACG GTGTGATGGCCGCACGGGGGTTGCTTTCTAATCCTGCTATGTTCAGCGGCTATGAGGACACTCCTTTGGAGTGTATGTGGGACTGGGTGGACATCGCTATAGAGCAGGGCACTCCATTTACCTGCTTCCACCACCATCTCATCTACATGCTGGAGAGGGTTAGCTCCCAACCTGAGAGAAAAGTCTTCAATTCTCTGTCCAGTACCTCTGGCGTAATAGATTATCTTCAGAACACATATGGGTCAGTCAGCGATGTGGGAATATAA
- the LOC137912543 gene encoding refilin-B-like, producing MVGSWNLPNVCEGEPLDMMSCSGADRGLDSPDSGLPPSPSPSAWLQPAGVSPAPADEGRGSLVPGLPTDSLQRLHPLSFGEGIALDPLPATEIRYTSSVHYNSDRHFIQSVALEPRGHGLERCRQTILALPHSTWRHYKTQLDFLPRLRPQRYKSTAIVYPKKARSVYSTELSYDCHRLSRRFFSRVELEVIGQRERPQ from the exons ATGGTTGGCAGCTGGAATTTGCCCAACGTGTGTGAAGGCGAGCCGCTCGACATGATGAGCTGCAGCGGGGCTGACCGAGGGCTGGACAGCCCGGACTCCGGGCTGCcccccagccccagccccagcgCCTGGCTGCAGCCGGCGGGCGTGAGCCCCGCGCCCGCAGACGAGGGAAGGGGCTCCCTG GTTCCGGGTTTACCCACCGACTCTCTCCAGCGGCTGCACCCATTGTCGTTCGGCGAGGGCATCGCTCTCGATCCATTACCGGCGACGGAAATAAG ATACACCTCATCCGTGCACTACAACTCGGACCGGCACTTCATCCAGAGCGTGGCCCTGGAGCCGAGGGGCCACGGCCTTGAACGCTGCCGGCAGACTATCCTGGCGCTGCCCCACAGTACCTGGCGCCACTACAAGACGCAGCTTGACTTCCTGCCTCGTCTTCGGCCTCAGCGCTACAAGAGCACCGCCATCGTCTACCCCAAGAAAGCCAGATCGGTGTACAGCACGGAGCTAAGCTACGACTGCCACCGACTATCCAGGCGGTTCTTCTCCAGGGTGGAACTGGAGGTGATTGGCCAGCGGGAGCGACCTCAGTGA
- the LOC137912507 gene encoding tektin-1-like: MAEDNARSLADLFNFLIFFLPVPSATTDLQRRRMAAQGCIPQQGGRINLDNLEIVRNYSERFRAKCSRLISETDEACKYIQKDANKQLDRRLQDVHFLKRELELKLEETTLETDDLIVLQSRVMKSLDACKDPLKATVLCLEERMKRSPSSSDKLYDEVQRELLKENEAIEAAASVLQRVDEQITEQIRLNRSAKYLLEEDLKEKCEAQCIDTSCTLTATHSINNLNTSKNGKTATPSLPVTPKQWENISDMNIGKAEQQKANSMSLRALVESLLEQTAADIHKRNQVTSAALQLNIQRIKSAKSQMEDQLAKFWSELASQHKTREDLVVAVTETEHVLSLAQARLALRQQRPPKEQCHDPAQSRLLAEVQQLTASISKMRKAVAQSDEERRALLRCELALQKSIAIKDDLLYIDEVVCAQHREPIVIRKF; encoded by the exons ATGGCCGAAGACAATGCTCGTTCCCTTGCGG atctttttaattttttaatcttcttccTACCTGTCCCATCAGCAACAACAGACCTCCAGCGGAGAAGGATGGCTGCTCAAGGTTGCATTCCCCAACAGGGTGGTAGAATCAATCTGGACAATTTAGAGATTGTGCGTAACTATTCCGAGCGCTTCAGGGCAAAATGTTCCAGGCTGATCTCAGAAACGGATGAAGCATGTAAATACATACAAAAGGATGCCAACAAGCAGCTAG ATCGCCGGCTTCAAGATGTCCATTTTCTGAAAAGGGAGTTGGAACTGAAGTTGGAGGAGACGACTCTGGAGACTGATGACCTCATTGTCTTGCAGAGCAGGGTAATGAAATCACTGGATGCCTGCAAGGATCCTCTGAAAGCCACCGTTCTCTGCCTGGAGGAAAG GATGAAACGTTCCCCTTCATCTTCGGATAAGCTGTATGATGAAGTGCAAAGAGAGTTGCTCAAGGAGAATGAGGCTATCGAGGCAGCGGCTTCCGTACTGCAGCGTGTCGACGAGCAAATCACGGAGCAGATACG ATTGAACAGAAGCGCCAAGTATCTGCTCGAGGAAGATCTAAAGGAGAAATGTGAGGCTCAGTGCATCGACACCTCCTGTACCCTAACAGCCACTCATTCCATCAACAACCTAAATACATCCAAAAATGGCAAAACTGCAACACCGAG CCTGCCAGTGACTCCAAAGCAGTGGGAGAACATCTCGGATATGAACATAGGCAAAGCGGAGCAGCAGAAGGCCAACTCCATGTCGCTCCGGGCCTTAGTGGAGTCTCTCCTGGAACAGACAGCTGCTGATATTCACAAGCGGAACCAGGTTACATCAGCAGCCCTTCAGCTCAACATCCAGCGGATCAAGTCTGCCAAGAGCCAGATGGAGGATCAGCTGGCCAAG TTTTGGTCTGAGCTTGCCAGCCAGCACAAGACCAGAGAGGATCTCGTGGTGGCCGTGACAGAGACCGAACATGTTCTGAGTTTGGCCCAGGCCCGGTTGGCCTTACGTCAGCAGAGGCCTCCCAAAGAGCAATGCCACGATCCGGCGCAGTCCAGGCTCCTCGCCGAGGTCCAGCAGCTCACAGCTAGCATCAGCAA GATGCGTAAGGCGGTAGCTCAGTCTGACGAAGAGCGCAGGGCTCTGCTTCGTTGTGAGCTGGCGCTGCAGAAGAGCATAGCGATCAAGGATGACTTGCTCTACATCGATGAGGTCGTCTGCGCCCAGCACAGGGAGCCAATCGTCATACGGAAGTTCTGA